The following are encoded together in the Limanda limanda chromosome 12, fLimLim1.1, whole genome shotgun sequence genome:
- the LOC133015764 gene encoding AP-5 complex subunit sigma-1-like has translation LSLRQVRSAVSLSREASGGRPPGEALPGDEALALQDASSGVVRLRAGDPFSEEMSALWLGVQSLGFTLVCEPHENLLLAEGTLRTLTRHCLEHLHMLGPGSEVLLRSNRIDALLSRLLPHGQLLFLNHRFAQSLEKDVAAYMAK, from the exons ctctctctcaggcaggTGAGGAGCGCGGTGTCTCTCTCCCGGGAGGCCTCGGGGGGGCGGCCGCCGGGGGAGGCGCTGCCCGGGGACGAGGCCCTGGCCCTGCAGGACGCCAGCAGCGGCGTGGTGCGTCTGCGAGCCGGCGACCCGTTCTCTGAGGAGATGAGCGCTCTGTGGCTGGGGGTCCAGAGTCTGGGCTTCACGCTGGTGTGCGAGCCCCACGAGAACCTGCTGCTGGCCGAGGGAACCCTCCGGACCCTGACCCGACACTGCCTGGAGCACCTGCACATGCTGGGCCCGGGCAGCGAG GTGCTGCTGAGGAGCAACCGCATCGACGCCCTGCTCAGCCGCCTCCTTCCTCACggccagctcctcttcctcaaccaCCGCTTCGCCCAGAGTCTGGAGAAGGACGTCGCAGCCTACATGGCCAAGTGA